From Caretta caretta isolate rCarCar2 chromosome 3, rCarCar1.hap1, whole genome shotgun sequence, a single genomic window includes:
- the MARCKS gene encoding myristoylated alanine-rich C-kinase substrate codes for MGAQFSKTAAKGEAAAEKPGEAVAASPSKANGQENGHVKVNGDASPAAAEAGKEEVQANGSAPAEETAKEEQASSEPASEKEGTEAESTEPALLAEGEPSSKAEEGATPSSSNETPKKKKKRFSFKKSFKLSGFSFKKNKKEAGEGAENEGAASSAEGGKDEAATSPEATSNEEGKPAQEESCAAAASGTEETKEETGDSQEAKSEETAPEKPAGEEANPVEEQKPEDKPEEAPGASAPAPSATTEATSTEQEAPKVEEAALPTQETPSESSPEAPPAELAE; via the exons ATGGGTGCCCAGTTCTCCAAGACCGCTGCAAAAGGCGAAGCCGCTGCTGAGAAACCTGGGGAAGCAGTGGCTGCATCTCCTTCTAAGGCGAATGGACAG GAAAATGGGCATGTAAAGGTGAATGGTGAtgcctctccagcagctgctgaggcaggcaaggaggaggTCCAGGCAAATGGCAGTGCACCTGCTGAAGAGACAGCGAAGGAAGAGCAAGCCTCTTCTGAGCCTGCCTCTGAGAAGGAGGGAACAGAAGCCGAAAGTACTGAGCCAGCCTTGCTTGCTGAGGGAGAGCCCTCCTCAAAGGCAGAGGAGGGAGCTACCCCATCTTCCAGCAATGAGACcccgaaaaaaaaaaagaagcgcTTTTCCTTCAAAAAGTCCTTTAAGCTAAGTGGTTTctcctttaaaaagaacaaaaaggaggctggggaaggagcagagaacGAAGGTGCAGCTTCCTctgcagagggagggaaagaTGAAGCAGCTACTTCCCCAGAAGCTACAAGCAATGAGGAGGGCAAACCTGCCCAAGAGGAGTCCTGCGCTGCTGCAGCTAGTGGCACAGAGGAAACAAAGGAGGAGACTGGTGACTCTCAGGAAGCAAAATCAGAAGAGACCGCACCAGAGAAGCCTGCAGGAGAAGAGGCCAACCCTGTTGAAGAGCAAAAGCCTGAGGATAAACCAGAAGAGGCACCAggtgcctctgcccctgcccctagtgCTACAACTGAGGCCACCTCAACTGAACAAGAGGCACCCAAAGTAGAAGAGGCAGCACTTCCTACACAGGAAACCCCATCTGAGTCTAGTCCAGAAGCCCCACCAGCTGAATTGGCAGAGTAA